A stretch of DNA from Methanogenium sp. S4BF:
AGGTTGCAATTGCATCGGTGCTCGTCATGCAGCCGAAGATAATAGTGCTGGATGAGCCGCTCTCTGGTCTGGATACGGATTCTGCTGCCACGCTCATTGACCATCTGGGAACGGTTGGAAAAACGTTGAATATTGCGGTTGTTATTGTTGAGCACCGGCTGGATCTCCTTACTGGTTTCATGGACCGTATGGTCGTGATGGATGACGGCAGGATTGTGTATGACGGGCATGCGGCGGATTTTTCCGGACCGGCCGCCGGTTTGCATCCGGGAAATACCGGGGGCGGAGTGCATGGGGGTGAGGCATGTATGCCTGGACTATTTGTTCCTCCGGAAGGCATCGCCCCGATAATTGAGGCAATTGATCTCAGCTACACCTATCCGCACCAAAAAATACCGGTGCTGACCGGAGTGTCTGCCGCTTTTTATCCGGGTGAGGTGGTCTTCATCTGCGGACCGAACGGTTCGGGGAAGAGCACATTCATTAAGCATCTCAATGGAATTCTGCGGCCGGATACCGGGCGTGTGCTGGTTTCCGGTGGTGATATCGCGGGGAAGACCGTGGCTGAAACAGCTGCGACCGTCTCTCTTGTCGGCCAGCATGCGGATTATCAGCTCTTCGAGGAGACAATCGAACGCGAACTTGCGTTCGGCCCGCGGAATCTGGGTATGGAGGAGGGTGCCATCGACCGTTCCATTGATGAGATCATGGAACTTATGGGCATGACGCATCTGGGGCGGAAAGGGCGGCCGCTGAAACTTTCTGTCGGGGAGAAGCAGAGGGTGGCCATTGCCAGCCATCTTGTGATGAAGACCCCGGTCATTGTGCTGGATGAGCCGACGCTGGGCCTTGACAAAATCCTAAAAGATAAACTGGCGTCCCTGATTCGTGACCTGAAGAAAGGGGGGAAGACGATCATTGTTGTTACCCATGATCAGGAGTTTGCACGGCTGTGTGCAGACCGGTTTTTGTATTTTCGGGACGGGTGTCTGGTGTCCTGATAATATCAGATAATGGTCACTGGTATTTTTTGACCGCCGTTGTCATTTTGATTGTTATTTTTGTTTAGTTGCACAGTTCTCTCTCATTTGAGTATTTATGCATGGGTTGATCCTTTTACCCTCCCCTCCCCCTTTTAGGATCTCAACGCTTTTTTATGTTGTACAGATCTTGCATCCACGGTGCACCCAACTTTATTCTAATGCTCTCCCCTTCGGAATTCTAAGAGTAAAGAAATTCGTTTCATAAAATATGGTCATATGAGGGGTGAATCCAAATTGATAATTATTTATATCATGCCATGCGATGATCAGAATCTGGTTAAATTATACATTTTGTAAACTACAATTTGTTTACTTTGGCCAGATTATGAAATGAAAAAGAGTTACATTGATGGAAAAATCAAGTTCAAATCAATACAATGGCTTCAGAAGCCTTGTAATAGCAGCTACGATCATCATGATGATCGCGATCAGTATCACACCGGCAGCCGCACTGACTTTGGGGTGCGTTGATACCTTTATTGATGTGGCAAACGATGCAGGAGTCAAATATAACTATGACGGCGATGCCTATGATGGCCCAAACAACACCTACTACATTAAATTTGAGGGTGGTGGCCTCAATGCCCTTCACATTACGACTGACACTTCTGTTCCGGCAGGTCAGGTGACCAGTTCTCAGAGTGCCACCGGTTCATTCAATATATCGGATACTGGTGGCAGGGGCTATGACGACAATCTTATTCTTCTCTTTGCAGCGAAAACCCCTGTTTCAGAGGATTTCAGCCTGAATATCAAATCAAGCGGCTATACCTGGACTCCAACCGGTGAGATGCCTACAAGCTATAACTATGTAAATAATGCGGTCAATGAGACCTTTACCTACGATGACCTGATCTACGGTCCGCAGGATTACAGGCCCGCTGGCTATAATCTATTCGAGAGCTATCCAATATACTACGGGCAAGATATGGGCCAGACTGAAAACTTCACGATGATGTTTATTGATCTGAATGTAGGGGTTATCGGTAATAGCAACGGCATGGGTAAGGTCGAATACACTCTTGAGAACTTCTCTGGTTTTGCGGCATTCAATGCCTATGCCTGGTGCATTGATTCCAACCAGGGCGAAGGTATCTCATGGACAAACAGAGTCGATTCTCTCATTGGTAGCAGTGGTTATACTGTGACTCTCCCATAAGGGAGAATCAGAATTGGCCGGCCCCTTTCGGGCCGGATTTTTTAATCATTTTATGCTGCATGTTAATGGTATTAACTTTATTTAATGAATATTCAGATATATATCAAAATATATTTATGTGTATCTGATCAACAACTTTCACTTTATATCTCGGAAATTAAAAAAATTGTTAATTATATTGTGTTAACATGGCTTCAACCGTGATTAAAGAGGACGATTACGTATGAAAAGACTGAACTCTGAACCGGGCGGGTGCCTGCGGTGGATTGCCGTAATGCTCCTGCTCTTCATTTTTATTGGTATTGCACCGGCAAGCGCCGAAGAATTACCGGACTGTTTGCATGTCTATGTGAATGTGTCCAATGATCTGGGACCGCGATTCTCTGACAGCGATAACGGTTCCTATTACATGAAGTTTGACGGTGGAGGCCTCAATGCCCTCCACCTGACGACAGACACCGCCGTTCCCACAGGACAGGTGACGACGAGCAACGATCAGTCTGGTGTCTTTTATATCACCGACACCGGCGGCCGTGGCTACTCGGACAACACCATCCTGATGTTCGCCGTCAACGGGACTGTTCCCGATGACTTTGCTCTTACCGTCAGGGCGAGCGGCTATGTCTGGGAACCGGTTGCCGTGGTAAATACCCTCCCTCTGCTTGACAACATCGAGCATATCGATGGCACCATGGAAGAGACCTTCACCAAAGAAGACCTCATCTATGGGCCGCAGACCTGGAAACCAGCGGGAAATAACCTCCCGAAGGCATATCCGATCTACTTTGAGCAGGACACCAGCGATACCGGAAATCCCTTCCAGCTGATGTTTATTGACCTGAAGGCAGGTCCCATCAGCAAGGCCACCGGGCTTGCCAGCAGTAGTGATCTCACTGACTGCGGCGGGGTGAAAGTCGAGTATACACTCGAAAACCTGGAGACCTTCGCAGCATTCAATGCCTATGTCTGGTGCAACCAGTCCAATCAGGGTCAGGGCATCTCATGGACCAACAAGGTGGCCGATTCTGGTGCCAGTGTCTATCAGGTAATCGGTATTCCTCCGGAACTGACCTCCATTTCCGTCTCCCCTGAGACAGCAGAGATCACCGAGGGTGAAGGGCAGCAGTTCACGGCAATCGCCCTCGACCAGAATGACCGTACGATGTCTGGCATAGAATTCGAGTGGACGAGTTCGGACGAGACCGTCGGCACGGTAAGTGAGACGGGATACTTCACCGCCCTCACTGCAGGCACGACCACCATCACCGCGATAAACGAAAGTATCGAAGGGGAAGCGTTAGTCACCGTCATCGCAAAGCCTTCCGGCCCGCAGCTCCTCCCTGACTACAACAACATCTTTGTCAAAGTGGCGAACGATGGCGGCGTGAAATACAACGCCTTCGAAAACAACACTTATAACATCAGGTTTGAGGGCTATGACCGTGGCCTCAATGCCCTGCACATCTCCACCGACCCGACCGTAAACTTCGGTCAGGTAACAGTTTCAGAGAACCAGACCGGGACCTTCTATGCCACCGATTCCGGCGGCAAAGGGTATGAGGACGAGATCCTCCTGATGCTCGCCGTGAACGGCACCATCCCGGATGACTTCAGCCTTCGTGTGCAGGCCGACGGCTACACGTGGACGCCAAATCCCGTGAGCAACCAGGCACCGCCTCTTGACAACGTGACCTACCAGCCTGTCGCCCTCGACGAGACTTTTACCAAGGAGGACTTCAGGTACGGACCGCAGATCTGGAAGCCGACCGGCAACGGATTCGACTACCCGATCTATGCAGACCAGAACATGAGCCATACGGAAAACACCTTCCAGGTAATGTTCATTGACCTGAATGCAGGTGTCCTCCGGCCTAACGCCGCCCTTGAGAACAATGGTGCGGTGCGGATTACGTATACCTTCGAAAACCTTGAGACATTTGCGGCCTTCAATGTCTATGCCTACTGCCAAAACTCCAATAATGGCGATGATATGATCGCATGGTCAAACGCCCTTGGTCTTGGCAAGGCTGGAAGCGGCTACTCGGTCATCGGAGCTGTCTCCGGCCCGGTACCGGACAGAATTGAGGTCGAACCAACCACGGTGCAGGTTGCCGTCGGTGATGTGTATCATTTCGCCGCGACTGCCTATGACGCCCTCAATACCGTGATCCGCGGCCTGACTTTCTTGTGGGCAAGCTCGAACGAAGGTGTGGGAACAATTGACGAAAGCGGCAACTTCACCGCCATCGCACAAGGCACGACAAACGTGACGGCAAGTCGCCTCAGTATCGTAGGCACGTCGGTGGTCACCGTCGTATCAGCCGAACCGTCGACATGGTATGTAGATGGCAGCGGAAGCGGTGACTTCACCGATCTCGACACGGCCTTCGCCAATCCGTTCCTGAAAGATGGCGACACGATTCTGGTCTCCGCCGGGTCGTATGCCCTGAGCACACCTCTTGCAAAGACGGTCACCCTCACCGGTGAAGGTGCGGACGTTGTGACGGTCACGCCGACCGGGGCTGCCTTCTCCGGTGCCGGCACTGCCATCGAGGGGATCGGATTCACCAGTGGAACGTTTAGCGTCTCCGGTGCAGAAAGCACAGTGGCGCACTGCAGCTTCAGTGGCTTCTCCAGTTCGCAATCCATTTACATTTCCGGCCAGAACGTCACGCTGGATGGCAATGTATTCGAAAACAATCCAACCCGGTTCATGTGGGTAACCGGCAACGGCCATACTATTACCAACAATACCTTCGAGGCGAACGGCGGAACCCAGAATGCAGCAACCCGGTTTGACGGGTGCTCGGGTCTCACCATCGCCCTGAATACGTTTGCGAACAATACCGCACCGGCACTGGGGCTGCGGTGTACGGTTGACGACAACCGGATCTTCCTCAATGACTTCATTGACAACAAGGCCGACCTGTTCCAGTTCACCAACACCCCAAAACCCCTGGCTATGGCGTGGGAAATTTCATCCATTGACTACACCTATCTGGGGACCCAGTACACCGGCCCCCTCGGGAACTACCACAGCAGTTACACCGGCGATGACGCCGATGGCAACGGTGTCATAGACACGGCGTATACTATTGGCGCCAATCAGGTCGACAACGCACCGCTTGTCGGCAGCTGGGAGACCTACTTCCCCGAAACACTGGCACCGACCGCAGACTTCACAGCAAATGTAACCACTGGCATCGTGCCTCTGTCCGTTGCATTCGGTGATACCTCCATTGACAGCCCCGCCTCATGGGCTTGGGACTTTGAAAACGACGGCGTTGTTGACAGCACGGAGCAGAATGCAACCTACACCTACACCGTTGCAGGCACCTACTCGGTGAACCTGACGGTCACCAATACCGCCGGCAGCGATTCTGAGGTGAAGATCGACTTCATCACCGTGACCGCTCCGCAACCCAAGACCGTGACCGTCGGTGCGTCCGGATGCGACTTCACCGATCTCGACTCTGCCTTTGCCAGCCCGTCGCTGAACGACGGGGACACCATTCTGGTCTCCGCCGGGTCGTATGCCCTGAGCACACCTCTTGCAAAGACGGTCACCCTCACCGGTGAAGGTGCGGACGTTGTGACGGTCACGCCGACCGGGGCTGCCTTCTCCGGTGCCGGCACTGCCATCGAGGGGATCGGATTCACCAGTGGAACGTTTAGCGTCTCCGGTGCAGAAAGCACAGTAGCGCACTGCAGCTTCAGTGGCTTCTCCAGTTCGCAATCCATTTACATTTCCGGCCAGAACGTCACGCTGGATGGCAATGTATTCGAAAACAATCCAACCCGGTTCATGTGGGTAACCGGCAACGGCCATACTATTACCAACAATACCTTCGAGGCGAACGGCGGAACCCAGAATGCAGCAACCCGGTTTGACGGGTGCTCGGGTCTCACCATCGCCCGGAATACGTTTGCGAACAATACCGCACCGGCACTGGGGCTGCGGTGTACGGTTGACGACAACCGGATCTTCCTCAATGACTTCATTGACAACAAGGCCGACCTGTTCCAGTTCACCAACAATCCCAAACCCCTGGCTATGGCGTGGGAAATTTCATCCATCGACTATACCCATCTGGGAACATCTTACACCGGTCCGCTCGGGAACTATCACAGCAGTTACACCGGCGATGACGCCGACGGCAATGGTGTAATCGATGCGGCGTATACTATTGGCACCAACCAGGTCGACAACGCACCGCTCGTCAACCGCTGGCAGACCTACTTCCCCGATGCACCGGCATCAAAGACCGTGACCGTCGGTGCGTCCGGATGCGACTTCACCGATCTCGACTCAGCCTTTGCCAGCCCGTTGCTGAACGACGGCGACACCATCCTGGTCTCCGCCGGGTCGTATGCCCTGAGCACACCTCTTGCAAAGACGGTCACCCTCAGCGGTGAAGGTGCGGACGTAGTGGCCGTCACCCCGATAGGTGCTATATTCTCCGGTGCCGGCACTGTCATCGAGGGGATCGGATTCACCAGTGGAACGTTTAGCGTCTCCGGTGCAGAGAGCACAGTGGCGCACTGCAGCTTCAGTGGCTTCTCCAGTTCGCAATCCATTTACATTTCCGGCCAGAACGTCACGCTGGATGGCAATGTATTCGAGAACAATCCAACCCGGTTCATGTGGGTAACCGGCAACGGCCATACTATTACTAACAATACCTTCGAGGCGAACGGCGGAACCCAGAATGCAGCAACCCGGTTTGACGGGTGCTCGGGTCTCACCATCGCCCGGAATACGTTTGCGAACAATACCGCACCGGCACTGGGGCTGCGGTGTACGGTTGACGACAACCAAGTCTTCCTCAATAACTTCATTGACAACAAGGCCGACTTGTTCCAGTTCACCAACAACCCAAAACCCCTGGCCATGGCCTGGGAAATTTTATCCATTGACTACACCTATCTGGGGACCCAGTATACCGGCCCCCTCGGGAACTACCACAGCAGCTACACCGGCGATGACGCCGATGGCAACGGTGTCATAGACACGGTGTATACTATTGGCGCCAATCAGGTCGACAACGCACCGCTTGTCGGCCGCTGGCAGACCTACTTCCCGGGTTCTGAGCCGGAGCCTGTGGAACCCGTTGCACCGACCGCGAACTTCACCGCAGATGTGACGGAAGGAACTGCTCCGCTTTCGGTACAGTTTACCGACGTCTCGACCAACTCTCCGACCTCCTGGGCCTGGGACTTTGAGAACGACGGCGTTGTCGACAGCACCGAGCAGAACCCAACACATCTCTACACGACCGCGGGAACCTATTCGGTGAATCTCACCGTTGTGAACGAAGCAGGCAGCGACTCTGAAATCAGGGTGGACCTGATTGTCGTGAATCCCGGTGCATCGCAGACATGGTATGTAGACGCCTCTGGCGAAGCGAACTTCACCACTATCCAGGCGGCCATTGACACTGCCGCTG
This window harbors:
- a CDS encoding NosD domain-containing protein, whose amino-acid sequence is MKRLNSEPGGCLRWIAVMLLLFIFIGIAPASAEELPDCLHVYVNVSNDLGPRFSDSDNGSYYMKFDGGGLNALHLTTDTAVPTGQVTTSNDQSGVFYITDTGGRGYSDNTILMFAVNGTVPDDFALTVRASGYVWEPVAVVNTLPLLDNIEHIDGTMEETFTKEDLIYGPQTWKPAGNNLPKAYPIYFEQDTSDTGNPFQLMFIDLKAGPISKATGLASSSDLTDCGGVKVEYTLENLETFAAFNAYVWCNQSNQGQGISWTNKVADSGASVYQVIGIPPELTSISVSPETAEITEGEGQQFTAIALDQNDRTMSGIEFEWTSSDETVGTVSETGYFTALTAGTTTITAINESIEGEALVTVIAKPSGPQLLPDYNNIFVKVANDGGVKYNAFENNTYNIRFEGYDRGLNALHISTDPTVNFGQVTVSENQTGTFYATDSGGKGYEDEILLMLAVNGTIPDDFSLRVQADGYTWTPNPVSNQAPPLDNVTYQPVALDETFTKEDFRYGPQIWKPTGNGFDYPIYADQNMSHTENTFQVMFIDLNAGVLRPNAALENNGAVRITYTFENLETFAAFNVYAYCQNSNNGDDMIAWSNALGLGKAGSGYSVIGAVSGPVPDRIEVEPTTVQVAVGDVYHFAATAYDALNTVIRGLTFLWASSNEGVGTIDESGNFTAIAQGTTNVTASRLSIVGTSVVTVVSAEPSTWYVDGSGSGDFTDLDTAFANPFLKDGDTILVSAGSYALSTPLAKTVTLTGEGADVVTVTPTGAAFSGAGTAIEGIGFTSGTFSVSGAESTVAHCSFSGFSSSQSIYISGQNVTLDGNVFENNPTRFMWVTGNGHTITNNTFEANGGTQNAATRFDGCSGLTIALNTFANNTAPALGLRCTVDDNRIFLNDFIDNKADLFQFTNTPKPLAMAWEISSIDYTYLGTQYTGPLGNYHSSYTGDDADGNGVIDTAYTIGANQVDNAPLVGSWETYFPETLAPTADFTANVTTGIVPLSVAFGDTSIDSPASWAWDFENDGVVDSTEQNATYTYTVAGTYSVNLTVTNTAGSDSEVKIDFITVTAPQPKTVTVGASGCDFTDLDSAFASPSLNDGDTILVSAGSYALSTPLAKTVTLTGEGADVVTVTPTGAAFSGAGTAIEGIGFTSGTFSVSGAESTVAHCSFSGFSSSQSIYISGQNVTLDGNVFENNPTRFMWVTGNGHTITNNTFEANGGTQNAATRFDGCSGLTIARNTFANNTAPALGLRCTVDDNRIFLNDFIDNKADLFQFTNNPKPLAMAWEISSIDYTHLGTSYTGPLGNYHSSYTGDDADGNGVIDAAYTIGTNQVDNAPLVNRWQTYFPDAPASKTVTVGASGCDFTDLDSAFASPLLNDGDTILVSAGSYALSTPLAKTVTLSGEGADVVAVTPIGAIFSGAGTVIEGIGFTSGTFSVSGAESTVAHCSFSGFSSSQSIYISGQNVTLDGNVFENNPTRFMWVTGNGHTITNNTFEANGGTQNAATRFDGCSGLTIARNTFANNTAPALGLRCTVDDNQVFLNNFIDNKADLFQFTNNPKPLAMAWEILSIDYTYLGTQYTGPLGNYHSSYTGDDADGNGVIDTVYTIGANQVDNAPLVGRWQTYFPGSEPEPVEPVAPTANFTADVTEGTAPLSVQFTDVSTNSPTSWAWDFENDGVVDSTEQNPTHLYTTAGTYSVNLTVVNEAGSDSEIRVDLIVVNPGASQTWYVDASGEANFTTIQAAIDTAADGDTIIVRDGTYNESVNVTKSVFIRSENGPENTVVHCVTSGGYAAVFTVQADGTTISGFTLTGTNSGIFCDGYSDCIFSDNICSGVSGLDFGIWVRDGSGILIENNTLYGHCKYGVYFDRSSNCFIRNNIISGNQMGIYLFASSPSQTSGNIVSGNLFTGNVYGLDLPSASGSQITNNTIRENDYAIRNMRMNNEIYANTIVNNTELFSVNPQWDNLWNSPEPVTYLYNGATCTGLIGNYWGGAFLVEDADGNGIADSAVTLYTGVFDNAPLMMPVPAYYGGSCDGIPVPTSIEFSEPSYVIPEEGVIKFTVTVCDQNGKEMAGIGYEWSSNNDTVGTFEQGYELDGTFTGLAPGEATVLVKSYDIEATAEVTVNQTSAKTVWVDPCESTDGWTFSNAGLIDSVFYTGSHSIGVAPCPANSSAERTIEFPEGCTELSFRLYIDRLDSGAGIMSTTTISIDGEEKEQLRTSYTRKQFYKYSYNISGYEPGLHTLKVENYFKGKATNGGGFYIDLIKLRSDIPETFTITLSPAMANLNPGETQQFTAIAFNMIGDELPDTTFTWTVSDTSVGTIDTTGYFTASKVGTTTISAAAGDAVGTATVMVAPPHGDQTSDSPLNVPGCNISDKGDGTREVIVNLTATNATVNGNAIRIDEDTFTLIIETEGAPTVGNGTANGTVAGISLNTTPVSTNFDSLGNVTASLMANLTGIPSGAGLETTISANISAAAQSAFQIAATADGLNLDAVAYTMNVVKTNLTNGQDISDATIRMSVSPAWVAANGGYGAVRIIRFAEDGTMEVLNTVYLGFDGELDQFEAFSPNGLSIFGLSAASVPSVAPSGSGFSSSGGVSSSISTARCDGINAGETGVFVMERTAITEIDVKAGMNIPSMMLTAEKVAKPSNIGDAPNAVYQYVEVTSYLAPEDSMEMATLKFGVDKNWLDSLGAAVSDVKMYHYDEATDSWVLLSTVACGEDGTCYTFFADTPSFSLFAISAESDESAPAAEVPADVAEPTAVVSGDTSEQAQPTTPAKTGSTTMMVITAFCAILSVCGVVSRKKTNGKK
- a CDS encoding ABC transporter ATP-binding protein, translated to MGEPLLRVESLSYSYPSFGSGKKPPTLSGISLAIHKGERVVICGPSGSGKSTLIQTLIGLIPHSRSGRMEGRVIVDGLDTSGTSVPHLSKTVGFVFQDPDHQMVTGDVDSEIAFGPEQSGMDPEMIEARISRIAGMLHISHLRGRELSDLSWGERQKVAIASVLVMQPKIIVLDEPLSGLDTDSAATLIDHLGTVGKTLNIAVVIVEHRLDLLTGFMDRMVVMDDGRIVYDGHAADFSGPAAGLHPGNTGGGVHGGEACMPGLFVPPEGIAPIIEAIDLSYTYPHQKIPVLTGVSAAFYPGEVVFICGPNGSGKSTFIKHLNGILRPDTGRVLVSGGDIAGKTVAETAATVSLVGQHADYQLFEETIERELAFGPRNLGMEEGAIDRSIDEIMELMGMTHLGRKGRPLKLSVGEKQRVAIASHLVMKTPVIVLDEPTLGLDKILKDKLASLIRDLKKGGKTIIVVTHDQEFARLCADRFLYFRDGCLVS
- a CDS encoding nitroreductase; this translates as MEKSSSNQYNGFRSLVIAATIIMMIAISITPAAALTLGCVDTFIDVANDAGVKYNYDGDAYDGPNNTYYIKFEGGGLNALHITTDTSVPAGQVTSSQSATGSFNISDTGGRGYDDNLILLFAAKTPVSEDFSLNIKSSGYTWTPTGEMPTSYNYVNNAVNETFTYDDLIYGPQDYRPAGYNLFESYPIYYGQDMGQTENFTMMFIDLNVGVIGNSNGMGKVEYTLENFSGFAAFNAYAWCIDSNQGEGISWTNRVDSLIGSSGYTVTLP